One segment of Argiope bruennichi chromosome 11, qqArgBrue1.1, whole genome shotgun sequence DNA contains the following:
- the LOC129956972 gene encoding uncharacterized protein LOC129956972 isoform X1, with the protein MAGVAEGVTIKKEIVDPTDSPEQNDASESGQGQSDNQNTKLTKVWTDVETRSLIELAKAYIPKFKDSNYSKKQLLEDISAELKVMGYDTTPENVRNKMKYLRTRYKNVLDYNAKHVEKRTMPFADELVELYSLDYFENGEYCDRNGNGSNDISYRASGSKRRSSTIPASHVDLRSVVTSKKKTTNQIIHKGTKFAIKKKANTKGRAQPLYQCGLCMEKFKTSHNMHDHVCKAAAKANNETSKRKASTTPSNSSNVFHWNSLITMQFLELLKDFQESHKNSNFRKGNIWSNLSTMMKRRGYSILPKELEKKWITLSSAFEKTMKYNKTHKDKKKCAFFKRLTDLYKHPASFSCFKSSVPVKMTVEVSPFSFASREPTNATSRPSTTNSAAQRKNSEDQKPNHNSIPELMRWLENTWSEYKLLEKKKELLQAQRHNELMEMLSFLVDNSSNNSMR; encoded by the exons atgGCGGGTGTTGCAGAGGGGGtaactattaaaaaagaaattgtagatCCGACAGATTCTCCAGAACAGAATGATGCTTCAGAATCTGGACAGGGGCAGTCTGATAATCAAAATACCAAACTTACGAAAG tttgGACTGATGTTGAAACTAGATCCTTGATTGAGTTAGCGAAGGCTTATATTCCCAAATTTAAGGATAGTAATTACTCTAAGAAACAGCTTCTAGAAGACATTTCAGCCGAGTTGAAAGTAATGGGTTATGATACTACCCCTGAAAATGTTCGAAATAAGATGAAGTATTTACGCacaagatataaaaatgttcttGATTACAATGCAAAGCATGTTGAAAAAAGGACCATGCCATTTGCAGATGAACTTGTTGAACTGTATAGTTTGGATTATTTTGAGAATGGCGAATATTGTGATCGTAATGGGAATGGCTCAAATGATATATCATACCGTGCCAGTGGCAGTAAAAGAAGATCATCAACAATACCTGCTTCTCATGTAGATTTAAGAAGTGTTGTTACTTCTAAAAAGAAGACTACAAATCAGATCATTCACAAAGGTACAAAATTTGCTATCAAGaaaaaagcaaatacaaaagGTCGTGCCCAGCCTTTATATCAATGTGGGCTTTGTATGGAAAAGTTTAAGACATCTCATAACATGCATGATCATGTTTGTAAGGCAGCAGCAAAAGCTAATAATGAAACATCTAAAAGAAAAGCTAGTACTACACCTTCAAACTCATCAAATGTTT TTCATTGGAACAGTCTCATCACTATGCAATTTTTAGAACTACTAAAGGATTTTCAAGAAAgccacaaaaattcaaattttcgcAAAGGAAATATCTGGAGCAACCTGTCCACTATGATGAAAAGACGTGGTTATAGCATTCTTCCAAAAGAACTTGAAAAAAAGTGGATCACTCTTTCTTCTGCTTTTGAAAAGACTATGAAATACAACAAAACTcacaaagataaaaagaaatgtgcCTTCTTCAAGCGCCTAACAGATTTATACAAGCATCCTGcatcattttcatgttttaaatctaGTGTACCAGTAAAAATGACTGTAGAAGTATCACCATTTTCATTTGCTTCTCGTGAGCCTACCAATGCCACATCTAGGCCATCGACTACAAATTCTGCTGCTCAGCGAAAAAACAGTGAAGATCAGAAGCCAAACCATAACAGTATTCCAGAGCTTATGAGGTGGTTAGAAAATACTTGGTCTGAATATAAGttgttagaaaaaaagaaagagttaCTCCAAGCTCAACGACATAATGAGCTCATGGAAATGCTCTCTTTTTTGGTAGATAACAGTTCAAATAATAGTATGCGCTAA
- the LOC129956972 gene encoding uncharacterized protein LOC129956972 isoform X2, translating into MGYDTTPENVRNKMKYLRTRYKNVLDYNAKHVEKRTMPFADELVELYSLDYFENGEYCDRNGNGSNDISYRASGSKRRSSTIPASHVDLRSVVTSKKKTTNQIIHKGTKFAIKKKANTKGRAQPLYQCGLCMEKFKTSHNMHDHVCKAAAKANNETSKRKASTTPSNSSNVFHWNSLITMQFLELLKDFQESHKNSNFRKGNIWSNLSTMMKRRGYSILPKELEKKWITLSSAFEKTMKYNKTHKDKKKCAFFKRLTDLYKHPASFSCFKSSVPVKMTVEVSPFSFASREPTNATSRPSTTNSAAQRKNSEDQKPNHNSIPELMRWLENTWSEYKLLEKKKELLQAQRHNELMEMLSFLVDNSSNNSMR; encoded by the exons ATGGGTTATGATACTACCCCTGAAAATGTTCGAAATAAGATGAAGTATTTACGCacaagatataaaaatgttcttGATTACAATGCAAAGCATGTTGAAAAAAGGACCATGCCATTTGCAGATGAACTTGTTGAACTGTATAGTTTGGATTATTTTGAGAATGGCGAATATTGTGATCGTAATGGGAATGGCTCAAATGATATATCATACCGTGCCAGTGGCAGTAAAAGAAGATCATCAACAATACCTGCTTCTCATGTAGATTTAAGAAGTGTTGTTACTTCTAAAAAGAAGACTACAAATCAGATCATTCACAAAGGTACAAAATTTGCTATCAAGaaaaaagcaaatacaaaagGTCGTGCCCAGCCTTTATATCAATGTGGGCTTTGTATGGAAAAGTTTAAGACATCTCATAACATGCATGATCATGTTTGTAAGGCAGCAGCAAAAGCTAATAATGAAACATCTAAAAGAAAAGCTAGTACTACACCTTCAAACTCATCAAATGTTT TTCATTGGAACAGTCTCATCACTATGCAATTTTTAGAACTACTAAAGGATTTTCAAGAAAgccacaaaaattcaaattttcgcAAAGGAAATATCTGGAGCAACCTGTCCACTATGATGAAAAGACGTGGTTATAGCATTCTTCCAAAAGAACTTGAAAAAAAGTGGATCACTCTTTCTTCTGCTTTTGAAAAGACTATGAAATACAACAAAACTcacaaagataaaaagaaatgtgcCTTCTTCAAGCGCCTAACAGATTTATACAAGCATCCTGcatcattttcatgttttaaatctaGTGTACCAGTAAAAATGACTGTAGAAGTATCACCATTTTCATTTGCTTCTCGTGAGCCTACCAATGCCACATCTAGGCCATCGACTACAAATTCTGCTGCTCAGCGAAAAAACAGTGAAGATCAGAAGCCAAACCATAACAGTATTCCAGAGCTTATGAGGTGGTTAGAAAATACTTGGTCTGAATATAAGttgttagaaaaaaagaaagagttaCTCCAAGCTCAACGACATAATGAGCTCATGGAAATGCTCTCTTTTTTGGTAGATAACAGTTCAAATAATAGTATGCGCTAA